One window of Ciconia boyciana chromosome 10, ASM3463844v1, whole genome shotgun sequence genomic DNA carries:
- the PPIL3 gene encoding peptidyl-prolyl cis-trans isomerase-like 3: protein MAVTLHTDVGDIKIELFCERTPKTCENFLALCASNYYNGCVFHRNIKGFMVQTGDPLGTGKGGNSIWGKKFEDEFSEYLKHSVRGVVSMANNGPNTNGSQFFITYGKQPHLDMKYTVFGKVIDGLETLDELEKLPVNEKTYRPLNDVRIKDITIHANPFAL, encoded by the exons ATG GCTGTCACGCTGCATACTGATGTGGGAGATATTAAAATTGAACTATTCTGTGAGCGTACACCAAAGACTTGCGAA AATTTCCTGGCTCTTTGTGCTAGTAACTACTACAATGGCTGCGTATTTCACCGGAATATAAAGGGCTTCATGGTTCAGACAGGGGATCCATTAG GCACTGGGAAAGGAGGTAATAGCATCTGGGGCAAGAAGTTTGAAGATGAATTCAGTGAATACCTAAAG cACAGTGTCCGTGGGGTAGTTTCAATGGCAAACAATGGTCCGAATACCAATGGATCGCAGTTCTTCATCACTTATGGCAAGCAACCACACCTAGACATGAAGTACACTGTCTTTGGGAA agTTATTGATGGCTTGGAGACCCTGGATGAACTGGAGAAGCTGCCTGTGAATGAGAAAACCTACCGACCTCTTAATGATGTTCGCATTAAAGATATTACAATTCATGCCAACCCTTTTGCTCTGTAG
- the ORC2 gene encoding origin recognition complex subunit 2: MSQPEGKGSGALEVKFVPDEEVLKHIADDAGIKVRKDKTHLTVSVKRFVKKLENISDDEAQEILEEKNYVAALGICAQDPVGNGSSVSGSEVYSFQTPKCSSKMAELASELAQTPGQSVAPDHSECPEKTTKILQSSKHSSSNKVQQRSKKKEFVSTTPYRLRKRLAAPDPYLESESEYSASCSEEEDEEDQKEVGTVLSGRKTPAKTKAASTPLPRNILAKKIKEDKMSNLVEEYFEAHSSSKVLTSDRTLQKLRKKRLNQQTLHDLLKKAPLAYAAEIKELNQQHESLFSKWMLQLHLGFNIVLYGLGSKHDLLEKFRTSVLQDSVHLVVNGYFPSITVRSILNSITEEVLDHIGTFRSPLDQLEFIIKRFKEDSSLELYVLVHNLDSQMLRGERSQQILAQLSSLPRIYLIASIDHINAPLMWDQAKLSLYNWLWYETTTFNPYVEETSYENSLLVQQSGSLALSSLTHVLRSLTLNARGIFRLLAQYQLENKDNPSYPGLSFQDFYQQCREAFLVNSDLTLRAQLTEFRDHKLIRTKRGADGVEYLSIPVDDSTLTDFLEKEDEDV, from the exons ATGAGCCAGCCGGAGGGGAAGGGTAGCGGCGCCCTGGAGGTGAAGTTCGTGCCCGACGAGGAGGTCCTGAAGCACATTGCTGACGACGCAG GTATTAAAGTACGGAAGGACAAGACTCACCTGACAGTCAGTGTGAAGAGGTTTGTGAAGAAGCTTGAGAATATTTCAGACGATGAAGCTCAGGAAATCCTGGAAGAGAAGAACTATGTTGCTGCTCTTGGAATATGTGCCCAAG aTCCAGTGGGAAATGGTTCAAGTGTAAGTGGTAGTGAAGTTTACTCATTCCAGACTCCCAAATGCTCCAGCAAAATGGCAGAGCTGg CTTCTGAATTAGCCCAGACACCAGGGCAGAGTGTTGCACCTGATCACTCCGAGTGCCCTGAGAAAACAACCAAAATCCTTCAAAGCAGCA AACATTCAAGTTCAAACAAAGTGCAGCAGAGG agtaaaaagaaagaatttgtgTCTACCACACCTTACAGACTCAGAAAGAGGCTAGCAG CTCCAGATCCCTATTTAGAAAGTGAGAGTGAGTATTCTGCTTCCTgctcagaggaggaggatgaggaagaccAGAAAGAAGTCGGCACTGTTTTATCAGGTCGAAAGACCCCAGCAAAAACTAAGGCTGCATCTACGCCACTTCCCAGAAACATCCTAGCCAAAAAAATTAAGGAGGACAAGATG AGCAACCTGGTGGAGGAATACTTTGAAGCTCACAGTAGTTCCAAAGTGCTCACTTCAGACCGAACGCTGCAGAAGTTGCGGAAAAAAAGATTGAATCAG CAAACACTGCATGACCTTTTGAAAAAAGCTCCCCTTGCCTATGCTGCTGAAATTAAAGAGCTAAACCAGCAACATGAGTCCCTGTTTTCCAAGTGGATGCTGCAATTACA CTTGGGTTTCAATATTGTGCTTTATGGACTGGGCTCAAAGCATGATTTGTTAGAGAAGTTTCGTACCTCTGTGCTCCAGGATTCTGTTCACCTTGTGGTTAATGGATACTTCCCTAGCATCACTGTGAGATCT attctcAACTCCATCACAGAGGAGGTACTGGACCATATAGGGACCTTTCGCAGCCCCCTTGACCAACTTGAATTCATCATTAAAAGGTTTAAAGAAG ATTCATCTTTAGAGCTCTATGTCCTTGTTCATAACCTGGACAGCCAGATGttgagaggagaaagaagtcAGCAGATCCTTGCACAGTTATCCTCTCTGCCTAGGATTTACCTCATTGCCTCTATTGATCACATCAATGCTCCTCTCA TGTGGGATCAGGCAAAGCTAAGCCTCTACAACTGGCTTTGGTATGAAACAACCACATTTAATCCTTATGTGGAAGAAACGTCTTATGAGAACTCACTTTTAGTACAACAATCTGGATCTTTGGCTTTGAGCTCCCTAACACATGTCCTGCGCAGTCTTACTCTCAATGCCAG GGGGATATTTAGACTGCTTGCTCAGTACCAGCTGGAGAACAAGGACAACCCATCTTATCCAG GCCTGTCTTTCCAAGACTTCTACCAGCAGTGTCGGGAGGCATTCCTTGTGAACAGTGACCTGACACTCAGGGCACAGCTGACAGAATTCAGGGACCACAAGCTCATCCGGACCAAGCGG GGAGCTGATGGTGTGGAATACTTATCAATTCCTGTAGATGACAGTACCTTGACCGACTTCTTAGAGAAGGAGGATGAAGATGTATAA
- the NIF3L1 gene encoding NIF3-like protein 1, translated as MKLKLHSYMLLPGTQLLHRPLRCIRAVGRQPSCSLMNLRELVSALNDFASLSLAESWDNVGLLVEPSPPHTVNTLFLTNDLTEEVMEEAVQKKADLILSYHPPIFTPLKRITWKTWKERLVVRALEHRIGIYSPHTAYDAIPHGVNNWLTKGLGACTSVPLHPSTAPSYPAEGTHRVEFCTDNTEHLDTVLSKIKDIQEISCLTTLPARVEGEEQTRVSLNCSQKALLEVVALLSQNSLLYHKTEILLLQKPPLPHTGMGRLCTLSEPVSLSDIIERIKSHLKLPYIRLAVGMGKTLESPVKKAALCAGSGSSVLKGMEADLYLTGEMSHHDILDAVANGISVILCEHSNTERGFLLELRDMLAIHLQNKINIIVSEKDRDPLQVA; from the exons ATGAAGTTAAAGCTCC ATAGCTacatgctgctgcctggcacaCAGCTGCTTCACCGGCCTCTCCGCTGCATCCGTGCTGTGGGCCGCCAGCCCTCGTGCTCCCTCATGAACCTCCGGGAGCTCGTTTCTGCCCTGAATGACTTTGCATCCCTCTCTCTGGCTGAAAGCTGGGACAATGTGGGGTTGCTGGTGGAACCAAGTCCTCCCCACACTGTGAACACCCTTTTCCTCACTAACGATCTCACTGAGGAGGTGATGGAAGAGGCAGTGCAGAAGAAGGCAGACCTTATTCTTTCTTACCACCCTCCTATATTCACACCACTCAAGCGAATAACATGGAAGACCTGGAAGGAACGGCTGGTGGTCCGAGCCCTGGAGCACAGAATCGGGATTTACTCTCCGCATACAGCATACGATGCCATACCTCACGGAGTCAATAACTGGCTAACAAAGGGACTCG GTGCCTGTACTTCCGTCCCACTGCATCCATCAACTGCACCAAGCTATCCAGCTGAGGGCACTCACCGGGTAGAATTCTGCACAGACAACACTGAGCATCTGGACACAGTGCTGTCCAAAATCAAAGACATCCAAGAGATCTCCTGTCTCACTACTCTTCCTGCCAG GGTTGAAGGTGAGGAGCAAACACGAGTCAGTTTGAACTGCTCTCAGAAAGCACTGTTGGAGGTGGTGGCATTATTGTCCCAGAACAGCCTTCTTTATCACAAGACTGAGATTCTCTTATTACAAAAG cctcctcttcctcatacTGGAATGGGACGTCTGTGCACACTGAGCGAGCCAGTCTCCTTGTCAGACATAATTGAGCGTATCAAAAGCCACCTAAAATTACCCTACATCCGCTTAGCCGTGGGAATGGGGAAGACACTAG AATCACCAGTGAAGAAAGCTGCTCTGTGTGCTGGTTCTGGGAGCAGTGTCCTGAAGGGAATGGAAGCTGACCTCTATCTCACAG GAGAGATGTCCCACCATGACATTCTGGATGCAGTTGCCAATGGGATAAGTGTTATTCTGTGTGAACACAGTAACACTGAGCGAGGCTTCTTGTTAGAGCTGCGTGACATGCTAGCTATCCACCTACAGAACAAAATCAACATAATTGTGTCTGAGAAAGATAGAGATCCTCTCCAGGtggcatag